Proteins encoded by one window of Thalassoroseus pseudoceratinae:
- a CDS encoding NADH-quinone oxidoreductase subunit B yields MTWIEGRFEENVGLTTLEQAMNWAQESSVWPMTFGLACCAIEMMATGASRYDLDRFGAGAFRATPRQADLMIVAGTVTFKMASRVRRLYEQMPDPKYVIAMGACTVGGGPYFKHGYHVVKGVDLVVPVDVYVPGCPPRPEALLEGIMRIQDKIKTRRIGKQQGTAGFGKQGDKVADATIVPHHRGQVAVPHVATLDV; encoded by the coding sequence ATGACTTGGATCGAAGGACGATTTGAAGAAAACGTTGGTCTGACCACGTTGGAACAAGCCATGAACTGGGCACAGGAGTCCAGCGTTTGGCCAATGACCTTCGGGTTGGCGTGTTGTGCTATCGAGATGATGGCCACAGGAGCCAGCCGATACGATTTAGACCGCTTCGGCGCCGGTGCCTTTCGAGCAACACCGCGTCAAGCTGACCTGATGATCGTCGCTGGCACTGTGACGTTCAAAATGGCCAGCCGAGTGCGTCGGCTTTACGAACAAATGCCCGATCCCAAATACGTGATCGCAATGGGAGCGTGCACCGTCGGTGGTGGCCCGTACTTCAAGCACGGCTACCATGTGGTGAAAGGTGTCGACTTGGTGGTCCCGGTCGATGTGTATGTGCCTGGATGCCCTCCACGGCCGGAGGCTTTGCTCGAAGGCATCATGCGAATTCAGGATAAAATTAAGACGCGACGGATTGGTAAACAGCAAGGAACCGCCGGTTTCGGCAAACAGGGTGACAAGGTGGCTGATGCCACAATCGTACCGCATCACCGAGGCCAAGTTGCCGTGCCGCACGTCGCAACCTTGGACGTTTGA
- a CDS encoding helix-turn-helix transcriptional regulator has protein sequence MQYRLESQDQEFLQRLNQIGGGTIQELCVEFGVTATAVRQRLTRLEGQQLVERVVVREGRGRPAHRYCVTEIGQRELGDNYADLAQILWRELMEIEDIEVRGRVLARITDALVERFRSVSSGKTLGEKFERLKDALSDRGFQVELDHTGDLPILRENHCPYLDLAQADDSICELEKEVFRRVLGTDVRLTQCCLDGHSCCEFEPA, from the coding sequence ATGCAATATCGACTTGAATCCCAAGACCAAGAATTCCTTCAGCGATTGAATCAAATCGGTGGCGGGACCATTCAAGAGTTGTGTGTTGAGTTCGGTGTGACTGCAACAGCCGTTCGGCAACGCCTGACCCGTTTGGAAGGTCAGCAGTTAGTTGAGCGAGTTGTCGTGCGTGAAGGGCGAGGGCGTCCTGCCCATCGATATTGTGTCACGGAAATCGGTCAGCGGGAGTTGGGAGACAACTACGCGGACTTGGCACAAATCCTGTGGCGGGAACTTATGGAGATCGAGGACATCGAGGTTCGCGGCCGTGTTTTGGCCCGAATTACTGACGCTTTGGTCGAGCGATTCCGTTCGGTATCGTCCGGGAAGACGTTGGGCGAGAAGTTCGAGCGGCTCAAGGATGCGTTGTCGGATCGAGGGTTTCAGGTCGAGTTGGATCACACAGGTGACCTGCCGATCCTGCGGGAAAATCACTGTCCCTATCTCGATCTGGCCCAAGCGGACGACTCGATCTGTGAATTGGAAAAAGAGGTGTTTCGCCGTGTCCTTGGAACGGACGTTCGTCTGACACAGTGTTGCCTCGATGGACATTCCTGTTGTGAATTTGAACCGGCCTAA
- a CDS encoding sodium-dependent transporter, with protein MSEQPKSKEQWGSRIGVILAVAGSAVGLGNFLRFPGQAAQNGGGAFMLPYFISLLVLGIPLCWAEWTMGRYGGLNGFNSAPGIYSTIWRNRWSKYFGAIALLLPLVIYMYYVLIEAWCLGYAIRYLTGDLVAGSGGAIDTLAAQAKQAAETPISDQEALSKAFESFFNYFVGAEANGALLSPGRRNWLLILVGVFAFNFMLIYRGVTKGIESFCKVAMPVMIVLALIVLVRVLTLGTPDPTKPDQSVLGGLNFMWSPKGEALKDPKTWLAASGQIFFSLSVGFGIIINYASYLRESDDVVLSGLTSSSMNEFFEVCLGGLITLPAAFIFLGPAVGEQGTFGLGFVALPNVFAQMAGGKVFGFLWFFMLFIAAVTSSVSMLQPVIAFLEEGFNLRRRDSAAFLGLLAAIGCGITLYLSEGLVALDTMDFWVGSVMIFVLALVQAILYGWAMGIMKGEDEAHKGANIRIPVFVQYMLKYVVPCYLLVIFIAFCFNNAPGYLEKISNTPAALASVLFILVIIGFLLMLIRIAGRRWEREGRLNYDPEPDGAPKTATTVNNEETDT; from the coding sequence GTGAGCGAGCAACCGAAGTCGAAGGAGCAATGGGGTTCCCGAATCGGGGTGATTCTGGCAGTCGCCGGATCCGCTGTCGGGTTGGGGAACTTTCTGCGATTTCCCGGCCAAGCGGCTCAAAATGGTGGCGGTGCATTTATGCTGCCATACTTCATCTCCCTTTTGGTCCTAGGGATTCCCCTTTGTTGGGCGGAATGGACCATGGGACGGTACGGCGGGCTGAACGGGTTCAACTCCGCACCGGGGATCTATTCGACCATCTGGCGAAACCGTTGGTCCAAGTACTTCGGTGCGATCGCGTTGTTGCTGCCTCTAGTCATCTACATGTACTACGTGTTAATCGAGGCGTGGTGTCTTGGGTACGCGATCCGTTATCTGACGGGCGATCTTGTCGCAGGCTCCGGCGGCGCGATCGATACACTTGCTGCTCAGGCCAAACAAGCGGCCGAGACACCGATATCTGACCAAGAAGCCTTGTCAAAGGCTTTTGAGTCGTTCTTCAATTACTTTGTCGGTGCGGAAGCGAATGGCGCACTGCTCTCGCCAGGACGACGAAATTGGCTGCTGATTTTGGTTGGCGTGTTCGCATTCAATTTCATGCTGATTTATCGCGGTGTCACCAAGGGAATCGAATCGTTCTGTAAAGTCGCCATGCCTGTGATGATCGTGCTGGCGCTGATTGTTTTGGTTCGTGTTCTCACGTTGGGAACTCCCGACCCGACCAAGCCAGATCAGTCGGTCCTCGGTGGATTGAATTTCATGTGGAGTCCGAAAGGAGAGGCCCTGAAAGACCCCAAAACGTGGTTGGCGGCGTCCGGGCAGATCTTCTTTAGTCTTTCCGTTGGTTTTGGAATTATCATTAACTACGCCAGCTACTTACGTGAAAGCGACGATGTCGTTCTCAGTGGCTTGACGTCCAGTAGCATGAACGAATTCTTCGAGGTCTGTCTTGGCGGATTGATCACCCTACCAGCCGCATTTATCTTTCTTGGCCCGGCGGTCGGCGAACAGGGAACATTCGGGCTGGGTTTTGTGGCCTTGCCGAACGTTTTTGCTCAAATGGCCGGCGGGAAGGTTTTTGGGTTCTTATGGTTCTTCATGCTGTTCATTGCTGCGGTGACAAGTAGCGTCTCGATGCTTCAGCCAGTGATCGCCTTCCTTGAGGAAGGGTTCAACCTCCGTCGGCGAGACTCAGCGGCTTTCCTAGGGCTACTTGCCGCAATTGGTTGCGGTATCACACTGTATCTCTCGGAGGGGCTTGTCGCGCTGGACACGATGGATTTCTGGGTGGGCAGCGTCATGATTTTCGTGTTGGCGTTGGTCCAAGCGATCCTCTACGGTTGGGCAATGGGAATTATGAAAGGGGAAGACGAAGCCCACAAAGGGGCGAATATTCGCATCCCCGTTTTTGTTCAGTACATGTTGAAGTATGTCGTCCCGTGTTATCTGCTGGTGATCTTCATCGCGTTTTGCTTCAACAACGCACCGGGTTACCTTGAGAAAATCAGCAATACGCCAGCCGCTTTGGCTTCGGTCTTGTTCATTTTGGTCATCATTGGCTTCTTGCTGATGCTAATTCGAATCGCGGGGCGTCGATGGGAACGTGAAGGGCGGTTGAATTACGATCCGGAACCCGATGGAGCCCCGAAAACGGCGACAACTGTCAATAATGAGGAGACGGACACATGA
- a CDS encoding DUF971 domain-containing protein, with the protein MAADTPAPPKSLKNDGDTLVLTWADGATHRLRWETLRRACPCATCRAERVKPPPEKPVLTILKPEETQPIRPVAMQPSGNYAYHISFSDGHNTGIYTLDYLYALGEEATKRD; encoded by the coding sequence ATGGCTGCGGACACGCCTGCACCACCAAAGTCGCTAAAGAACGATGGGGATACCCTCGTGTTGACCTGGGCGGATGGTGCAACTCATCGCCTGCGATGGGAAACCCTGCGGAGGGCCTGTCCCTGCGCGACCTGTCGGGCGGAACGTGTCAAACCGCCGCCGGAAAAACCGGTTCTGACGATTTTGAAGCCCGAAGAGACCCAGCCGATCCGTCCTGTTGCGATGCAGCCGTCGGGAAACTATGCCTATCACATCTCTTTTAGTGATGGTCATAACACCGGCATCTACACACTTGACTACCTCTACGCACTCGGTGAAGAAGCGACCAAGCGAGATTAA